The Brassica napus cultivar Da-Ae chromosome C7, Da-Ae, whole genome shotgun sequence genomic interval TTTTGTAAACCGTAACTCCAACCCCTAAAACATAAACCATataccatgttttttttttgtcatcaaatacagactcatactgactctgtgaaccactcTGGTAGAttttgatccatgtgaacgacaaacgacggttgtttcctggcaccgcgtgctaggctatccgctcttgaattttgcgtccttggtacatagataatctccgaACGTGTGAAAACCTCTTTCAGGGActtaatatcttccaaataacttgcaaatgcgggccattcttctggttccgaagccatcttcaccaactgagaacaatccgttgcaaatgtaacctgaaactggcgtaaatttttcatacattccattgcccaaagtaGTGCTTCTATCTCTGCATGTAGAGGGGATAGACAAGCTCAGACATTCCTTGCTCCTAACAAcccatcaaaaccttctaaagtaCTTAGTCAACCTTGCCGAGAGAAAACTTCATTCTCCTTCCAAGaaccatctgtaaaacaccatctccCCGGAATTGATGGGAGAGGCGTAACCTCAGCATGGGACCCTATCCTGGTCTCGGTCAATACATGTGCatcagcccaaagtgttgactctgtttctgccaatttgagCGTGTCTCTTGGATCCATATCCATATTACTGAACACTTTATTGTTccttcctttccaaatataccaaagtatccatgcaaattgatggTCCTCCATCGGTGGAGAGACTCTCCAgaagagatgatccatatttgtaaaaAGGGAGCTCGTTGGGAACATagttggatttgatggtatcttggAGAGAGTCCAAACCTGAAGTgcaggaggacattcaaaaaatacatgattgATCGATTCCTCTTCCGCTCCGCAATGTGCACAGCAGGTGTCACCTTGTATTCCTCTCGCTTTCAGATTCTTCTTGATTGCTATACAACCTGTAACCAATTGCCATAggaaatgttttaactttgggGGTACCGTATTTTTCAGCAGAAAGCCTTCAAAACATCAACCGTGGGTCCAAACATTAAAGGTGGTCTTTCCCTGTCTGGATAAACCCGTTCGATGTGATATCATGATTTAACCAATTGCCATAGGAAACCATATACCATGTATTTAGTCAAAAATCATCACATCTGTTTAAAttccataaatataaaatagttctCGAAAACATTAATTTGTTAAACAAATAcgatttttatgattgattttgaattttaggtatttttgtAACAGTATTTTGATagaattaattttcaattggaAGAGATGATATAATTTCTACTAATATTTTCCATTTAGTGTTAACTTTTATCCTATTTTGAAGACTAACCAAATCGTTAAAAAAATCCTTTTTCCAAAATTATACGAGATATACTTTCATGGTAACTGTATCATCTTTCTAACAAACTTAATATTAGGAAGGTTTCGTTAATATACTCACGATGTAGTgctttaatatattaaattttcattcCGAAAATATTGGACATTCTTTAACTTTCCTAGAAATAACTTGTGTAACACTAAATTAATCATTAATTAcctaatatttgtatttaactttcaaaatatttctATCCACCAAATATAGGAACTTTAATAAGTTTTAGCATTTTACTGGATATGAGTATCTTGATTAGATTATCATTTGTTACAAAAAAGGTATCTTGATTAGATTAAAAACGTATATTGCAAATCCTAATTGTTTATCCTCTACGCATAGTAAAACACATATTGCAAATCTTAATTACtagaaaacaaatgataaatatGGGAATATTGGATcccattaaatattttttttaccaacCTAACGTCTTATAAATACAATCACGTTCAAGCTAGAATTAAGAAAATCAATGGCCATGACATTTACTAGCGTCAACAAAGTCTAGCCGTTTAAAACCGGGTAGACAATCAAATCTTGGACTCTTTTATACTTGGAAGCATAACACAGAACAATCTGGTGCCTCAGAATATAAGTTCACATTAACAGAGCTCGattatcatctttttttttcaactttctCTTTCTGAGTCTTATTGGAAAAAATATCAACAACGTAAATATTTAcatgaaaatagttttttaaacataaaagcGCGGGTCAATATCTAGTATCATTTTAAAACAACTAATAATACCCAATTAGAAGACGAAAATTTATATTCGAAAGATAACCTTTGTAAGGTTTGGAATTTGATTAATTGAGATCTAAGCATGAGAAATTTGataatcttcaaaatcacaAATTTTCATGAATTATAACTACTAGTAAGGTCAGCTCGAGGCACTTGAATATTTATTAGCGAAAATATAGATTTAAAGTTCGGATTATATACGGTCGACTATCTTTGTTTTAATTTCGGATATTGGATAATAACCAGTCTGGTTCGGGTAGATAATAACCGATCTGATTTGGTACTCAGAAATCCAATTTTTGTAAACAAGTTAAAATCTGTTCAGATATTCTTTGCATAAGAGCTTTATATATCTCTTAAGACTCTTACACACTTGTGGtgttttgtctttcttttgCAAATGTTgcctttgttgttgttttgagtTGGGAAagagaaaagacaaaaacaagtaTTGGACTATAGAGTATTTTTGTTAGTAACACTGAAAAGGAATGAAATCGtgaaaacttaaatatttatgttgaaTGGAATATTTATggaaacatataaattttagagtctTTGACTAGTAACAGAATTGGATCTGAGACCAAATAATTTTagatgttattattattaattaaaataaaaataaaaacctagTGATGGTGACGCTCTCcggtttgaaatttgaaaaaaaaaacgaaccgtTGTGAGATGTGTGTATAATACCATACCCTTTGGCCtcttctctctttgaatccCACATTCACAAGAACATCATCCTGAGAGAGATGGAGAACAACGGAGTAAAGAGTGCAGCGTCGTCGGCCATGGAAGCCTTCGAGAAGCTAGAGAAAGTAGGAGAAGGCACTTACGGCAAAGTGTACAGAGCAAGAGAGAAGGCCACCGGTCTCATCGTCGCTCTGAAGAAGACTCGTCTCCATGAGGACGAAGAAGGCGTTCCTCCCACCACTCTCCGCGAGATCTCCATCCTCCGCATGCTCGCTCGCGATCCCCACATCGTCAGGTCTGTGCTGCGATTCCCCCTCTttttcttgatcttgatctTGATTCTAGGGTTTAGTGCCTCATTGATTGATTATAAGTGGTGAGAGCCTCTGATCTTGATGaacatcttcttcatctccaggTTGATGGACGTTAAGCAAGGATTGAACAAAGAAGGCAAGACTGTGCTCTACCTTGTGTTCGAGTACGTTGACACTGATCTCAAGAAGTTCATCAGAAGCTTTAAGCAAGCTGGGCAGAACATTCCTCAGAACACTGTCAAGGTTTTGAGCTTTTATCCTTCTCTACCCTCACTCAATAAGCCCTATCATGCTAAAAGAAACATAATACTTTTTGTGAAATCTTGATTCCAGAGCTTGATGTACCAACTATGCAAAGGCATGGCTTTCTGCCATGGCCATGGAGTGTTACACAGGTATAAAGATCCATTCTTTGTTGAGACAGATCAATGCCTTGAAGAACAGATCCTTAATCTTACTTCTCTTACAGGGATCTTAAGCCTCACAATCTCTTGATGGACCGCCAGAAAATGACCCTCAAAATAGCTGATCTTGGATTAGCCAGAGCCTTCACTCTCCCTATGAAAAAGTATACACATGAGGTATTATTTTTCTCTCTTGTTTTACATCCTATCTGTGGAGTTCAACTCAAtagtgtcttcttcttcttccgttgCAACAGATTCTAACTCTATGGTATAGAGCTCCAGAAGTCCTTCTTGGAGCAACCCATTACTCAACCGCTGTTGATATGTGGTCTGTTGGCTGCATTTTTGGTACACCTTCTTCTCTTTTAGCTTTCATTAGATTCAGTTTAATAGTAGCAAGAAGGACTAACTGTTCTATTTCCTTTTGGTGTTTGTAGCTGAGCTAGTGAACAAGCAAGCAATCTTTGCTGGAGACTCTGAGCTTCAACAGCTCCTCAGCATTTTCAGGTAAttatttgtcttcttcttcatcattctctAACACACAAACATGACCTTTTTGCTTATTCTGTTTCTTTCATTACTGTGAAACTCAGGTTGCTGGGAACACCAAACGAACAAGTGTGGCCTGGAGTGAGCAAACTCAAGGACTGGCATGAATACCCACAGTGGAAACCCTTGAGCCTCTCAACAGCTGTTCCTAACCTCGATGAGTCTGGACTTGATCTCTTATCAGTAAGTCTCTAAATGTTCCCAACACACCTCTTAGACCTTTGCTTTGATTAGTTGAGAATCACACAGACCAGAAAGTAATTTGCGTTTCTCTTTGTGCCCGTTTTTGTTTCTAAACAGAAAATGCTGGAGTATGAGCCAGTTAAACGAATCTCAGCAAAGAAGGCTATGGAGCATCCTTACTTCGATGATCTGCCTGACAAGTCCTCTCTCTGACGATCTCCTTATGAAATCTCTCAGTAGTCTTGTTTGTTCCAACTTTGTCATTGCTTGTCTCAAGCACTTATCCTAGGATGATCAAGTCTTTCAATTTTCCCTTTTGATTGGGGTCCATGTTCCCAGTTGTATAACTCTCAACTTCTTTAACatttaaagaatatatcaaTTGTGCTCAGTAGTAAGCATTTGCAAATGTTTCCCGTTTGTCTTTTTGTTCAGAATATCAATTGGAGCTTCCCTCGCTACTCTCTTAAGATTGTATGACATATGGCTCTAATCTgatataaattatcaaaaaaacgtttgacttgtaataaaaaaaacctTCATAGTAAAAGAAGAAGTTTAAAAATGGTTACATGCAGCCATTGAGAGTACAATATAACCGAATCCATATTTCCCTTCTCATTGCATATTAGTTGGATTATGATGAGTGGCATATTCCCAAAATTTcatattgaatttttcatttCCATTACTAATCATTTAGATTCAAGAAAGAAACAACTTTTGTAGGatgatataatattaaaagtttacCAGAAGCACATCAACCAACTATAATGCCACTGAACGAGCCAATGATGAATGTAAGCAGAACATTAAGTGGCTTGAACTACCTAAAATATTTCCCCACAAGAGATTTTACAATCACATTTCAATTTCAGTCACTTCTCTGGTTTGAAATCTTGCAACTTATATGTTGAACATGCTTGCATGGCCTCACGGTTCTACTTTTAACACTTGGTAACAACCACccacaataacaacaacaatatTCATATAGAATTTGAGAGCAATTGAGAATAcattcatataatatatatatacatatatatatatatacaatgatgaatataattaatcaatttctgtatttctttattctttttttgtcaataaaagAAAGACCTCAAAAaccatttttctttatttaatgaaaaacaaGCCAcagaaaaatcttatatattaaaacagaagtcacaattttgattcatgtgttattttgttaaaaatggacctaatggatctattcctagaaagtcatgttacatttaatatctaatcttatcatttaaattttgggtctaccagaaatttttattgggctatcaataattggatttaaacaatagatgattcattggatttatagatagtataaattaaatagatataatttaatgttgtaatactatacatatatatgctaaatatttaaatatttgtcgatgttaacttttaaaattataaatatttttttaaataataaaaatcatattatctaacaatgattaatctttactaccttaaaccaatgagaacaaattttaaactatatagtttgttttaaaaattaaacaaaaactaaatgtttaattatttactcgataatatcaatctatgaagcgaaaagtttaatcttttaaaaactttataaatttgtgaaatgttacaatatctttgaatatgacaataaaacaatattttactaatatttatatatatagttacaattttaataatgaaataatgttccgaaaatatatatatagaagaagatacaaatacatgtgaaagtttgaaacaatctattcaatgaaaaaaatatacagtaaacttattatgttttaaaaattgatagactcatattataatatatatcaatttagaattaaaaacaaaatatttatataaaaataaatgaaaacaaaaatccgcgcggttgcgcgggtcgagatctagtatatatatatatataaaatagacttgtctctcttcttatgacatgtggaatgcgggtttgttgacatgtgtccttatttttgtctttttacattttagatctttcttcttttatattattgcaatttggttcactattttctaattatacaCTATCTAATCATTTTCACACTAACCATCATCATTTGaagtttgataatttattttaatttattttattgttaaaaaaatttgcaaaacgaataaagaaataagcaaaaaaatataaatgtattttaaatatttaatttattcacagctaaaaataacataaacttttgctattttattattttttactattttctattatttcatttacaactatatatttatcttaatattaacCAAACTAAAGCAGAACACATAATCTAAACAGAAAACTTCCATAATCACATAGTAAAAAATGTCAAAGTAACACTAACTTAATAAAGGTCCAGAGCTCAAAGGCGATCAAGAACGAAAACTAACTTACCCCCACTTTATCATAGAGTGTCTTGACCAGAACAATCAAAAGTCCGTAAAATGTAGAAATATAATCTTGAGAtaaagcaatccctcaaacacaaaTGAGCGTGATCAAGGACCAATGCAAAGAACTAAGAAAGCAGGTTAGATGAAGAATAATCAACAGAAGGCCAACCACGAAGCAGGAAGAGACATACATAACGAACGATAAGCATaaccaccagctaagaggtaagaagcacctcacaaactaaacaagcacaaacaAGACGCCTATGCCGGTgaagaaccacaaagctcttgatagaagggaccaaagctccaagagactaataCCGCACATTTATACTAAGGGAAGCAAGGGAAGAAGAGAACAACATGAGTGAAGGAGAACGGAAGCCAACCCCTGAGAAACATGAGCCAAGacttgagaccagaaacaaTCTTCCAAATCTATAGAGCATACTATGAGGagaacactatccaaacctggaGTGGCTAACATGGCGAATGAGAGAGTCACAGAGACGCAAGCAGCGATGAAAGCTGCAATGAGATGAGGGAACATAGATGGAAGGGTAGACAAAACGAAATCATCAAATCGTGAagccgtcctcgagctatagaagtcagatcaccaaaaatcatatcttgaaaaccaaaacGAGAAGGGAGTATCGAtggtaagccaacgacgaggaaaacaacttcaaagacgactaaactctgacccaacccaaaGAGATGAAGTTCCTAACATCAACTGAATtctaaagaagaagaggagcatcCAATATTGAATGGAGCAGCCTAAAACGACGCgagaaacaaccgcacaactgGAAACTCCTAAACCcgatctacaacaaataccGGAAATCTCAAGGTGAAGAAAGCGATAAAGAACAAGAGCAGGAGGTGAGTCTTTTTCGGTGATGATGAGAAACACCGCATACCAGAAAggtaaacaaaatacatagataTTGAAGGCTCAATGTCAAAATATGAGAAAAGGCAAAAACATCTTCAAAgttataatgttcaaaaatatgaaaaaataaaaaacaattttgacgctgaaaccgttaatcttagaaCAAATGCATAAAtgcaaaattattgaaattcaatatatttttacactCGAAGCTCACTTCACTACTAACAAATACTATACAGACAAAACACATTattgaaaaacaaagattaaatatattaacagaTCACTAttactactacataacacaataaaaacaccaaacaaCGTTCTTAACAACTAAAAATGAtcacataattacattatctaaaaaatcattaatcacATAAAAAATTTCTTGGTTGGTTAGGGGTTGGGGATGGCTAACAATTTACCATGGGGATTTATTGAAATTTCACgtgatttaataaaaagtttaagaaaaGACGCCTTAAGATTACTATAACCACAATTTCAAAGAGTTTGTGATCAATCTCAAGACAGATGCATGTCAAGTCTATTTATAAGACTGAAGATATATAGCTCTAACACTAAAGCAAAGGAAGCAGCGGATTGCATTCAAAGGTAGTTACAATCAAGAATTGAAAGAAATATGTATATCATCTTTATGAATAATTCACTAGCTTGGGTTTTTGTTTGTTGTCTTGCTTCAGTTGCTTTCTTGTATCAAAACTTTGGTGGGTTtgttaaattaatgaaatttgaTATTCTCTATATCCATCATGTTACTTCTAGCTACATATATCCAATGACTAGATCTTCTCTATTTTCACCGTAGCAATATTTCATCAATACTTTTTACCAAAGTAAGTTGTGTCATCATAAATAAAAAGGTCATGTCATCATTTTCAAGTGGAAGAATCCAATGTTTAATTATGTCATCTACTGACATATTTGTTTAGAGTTGGATTGCCAACTGAGGATTTGGTAGAGATCGATGAATCCAGAAATGAAAGATTTTCATACATTGGAGTGAATTAAATCTGattaatgaaattgtttatCTCCTGGATTGAATCTaagtaattaaaatattgaatatatatgtgaaaattactCCTCAattatttgattgtttttattgGTAGGGTTTCAACATGAAATGAATCATAGGATCACAAGGTATGGTTGGATTGATATCGTCAATTGTCAAAGTCTCAACTATTATTTGGTAGCTCTGTGATAACTTTTGAAGGACGATAGTGTGTACAACATCTgctctcatatat includes:
- the LOC106423327 gene encoding cyclin-dependent kinase B2-2, with amino-acid sequence MENNGVKSAASSAMEAFEKLEKVGEGTYGKVYRAREKATGLIVALKKTRLHEDEEGVPPTTLREISILRMLARDPHIVRLMDVKQGLNKEGKTVLYLVFEYVDTDLKKFIRSFKQAGQNIPQNTVKSLMYQLCKGMAFCHGHGVLHRDLKPHNLLMDRQKMTLKIADLGLARAFTLPMKKYTHEILTLWYRAPEVLLGATHYSTAVDMWSVGCIFAELVNKQAIFAGDSELQQLLSIFRLLGTPNEQVWPGVSKLKDWHEYPQWKPLSLSTAVPNLDESGLDLLSKMLEYEPVKRISAKKAMEHPYFDDLPDKSSL